In the genome of Etheostoma cragini isolate CJK2018 chromosome 5, CSU_Ecrag_1.0, whole genome shotgun sequence, the window AAAGCCTTCTTGTTGGTTAAAGGCCGGAAGACTATTTCTGTTTGGAGGTGCAGGTTAGCACAGGTTGTTTTTGTAGGTGTTTGTGGAGCCTGGCCTGTCTacagagacagttttttttgtgcagtgtgttctggggacaggcagctcgcggatagtgagcagatgtttgctgtatgtgacaataaatgttGTAGCCCAAAAAAacgtgtgacatcgcttagagcacctttaagcaTGCCTtcgtccttttttttttttaactacgcAATCAGAAATGTGTTGTCTCTTATTTTGCCTGCTTGTAAGgatctgtctttgttgtttatCTTGGTTGTCACAGAAGAAACAAGATAACAAGGCTCCAGACAAAGATACAATTCTGAAAGCCACTGGCAACCTGTCCACACGCCACACTGACCGCACTGTGACCCAGCATAACATTAGAGATGTAAGGTTATTATGAATTTAGTatactgagtgtgtgtttaaaaaaaaagttaaatccaACCTATTCTACAAGTATAGACAGTTTAAACAAGCAAAGATGTTACTGATTTAACATGCATTTGCTTGTTAGTTTCAGACGGAGCTTCGAAAAATCCTGGTTTCACTCATTGAAGTTGCCCAGAAGCTTCTTGCCTTGAACCCTGATGCTGTTGAACTTTTCAAAAAGGCAAATGGTAAAGCTTAAAATACCTTTAAACTATTTCCAAGTCAGGATAGTTACGATATGGAGAAGACATTTAAATCAATCCATTAATGCTCTAGACCTCTTATGCTCTGAATGGCTCACAATAGGCAAGAGGCGGGGTACACGCTGGACAAGTTGGCAGTgtagaacacacaaacacatgtagatCTAAGGGCAGCACAAGGTTTCTAGTTGACGTGGGCAGAAACCAAAGCTTACCAACACAGATATGGGGATAACATGCAAACTCTGTTGTTATGACAGAAAGGAATTTCACTCAGCCACTTCTccaaaagtgtattttattttagaactTACAGAAGCAGGTATGAGATATTTTATGTTAGGTTTTTATGTATTGGTTTAATTTTTGCCATTGAACTGTAttgacatattcatatttattgttCCTGGAAAAATAGATCCTGATGTTTATTGTTGTAGACATTTCACACATGTTGCCCAACCCTTAGTGCCAGTAGTCTgatctctttgtgtttctgcatcTTGTAGCAATGttggatgaagatgaagaggaccGGGTGGATGAAACGGCCCTTCAGCAGCTCACTGAGATGGGTTTCCCTGAAAGCAGAGCGATCAAAGCTCTTAGATTGAATCAGTAAGTCAGAGTTGGTTAAATAACAACTCACTCACACAACTGATACTGAATATGTCTGCATCATTTatctgtgaaagaaaaaagaattccCCTCAACTGGTCATTTCTTTCTGCAGCATGTCAGTCACTCAGGCAATGGAGTGGCTTATCGAGCATGTAGATGACCCCTCTGTAGACACACCTATACCCGGCCAGGACTCTTCTGGGGCAGTAGGAGCCACGGCTGCCGCCACTCCAAGCTCCTCAGCCGCGGCCTCAGCTGCAGCCTCGGCCTCTGCTCCTAACCTTCTCCGCAGCCTCTCCAGCCAGTTGAGCACAGAAGAGAGCAGCAGGCAGGACGAGCTCACAGAGATCTTCAAGAGGATCCGCAGGAAACGGGAGTTCAGACCGGACTCAAGAGTACGTAGCTTTATCCTGTCGAAGCTTTCATTTTGTACTTTGACTCACATACTTAGATAACTCATCTCAAAGCTTTCCATTACTCTGTATTTTGTTGGAAGATACTATTTATCTCCCCAAATTCTACAGACGGGGCAGATTCGACACAGATTAATTTCCGGTCCAAAATCTTGAATTCTTTTTACCCGATAAAACAGGGAAATGACTTGTTTATTGTACTATTGCTCTGTCTTTAACTGTGTCATCTAACATATGTACTAGGACTTGATTTAATGAATTGAGACAGCCTATTAGATACaaataatattcaaatatgCACTCATGTGTTTTACTAAATCGGCTTTAGTCATAGGATTTTAAATCACGTTGATTGGGTTCAGTCTTCCCTAATTGTAGAGCTTAATGTACCAGTGTTTTCCAAAGGAACACTGCTCTTTAGTTCCttcaaaaatagaaaagtgATCAAACCACCGTCTCCCAACAAAACACTCCCACATACTACCATTTGAGTGGTTGCAACACTTGTTCCCAACTACTTCTTTCACTgtgtacacattttttgttttttcccaagaCACCCGCCAGGCTGGCAGTTGTTGTAATTAGACtgagaaaacattcaaaaactaaatgcattatctttttcctttgtttctgCAGGCTGTTATTGCATTGATGGAGATGGGGTTTGATGAGAAGGAGGTGGTTGATGCTCTGAGGGTGAATAACAACCAACAGGACGCTGCGGTACGTTTACACATCCACAACAGTAGTGTTCACAAGCTGGTCCTGAAAAACATACAGCAGCAACAGTGTTGGGAAATGGCTCTGTATTTGGACCAAATGTTTGTGATGCTATTCCTAGCTCATCAGACTTGCAAGCAGATAGATGACTGCAAAAAATATATGTGTTACGCATTATAAAGCTCTTTGTGATTTTGTGCTACATAGATCAGCTATAGTTAAACATGTACTGGCATCCCTTTACACATGGCAGCCATTTACACAAGCCATGTTTAGCCCATTGATGCTAACACTCACCAATGCAGGACTTACTATATTGATTCTAAAGAATACTTATTAGTTTAAGAGTAATAGGCCAAATTCAAATCCTGCACTCTGACCTTTTCTAAAGatatcaatgttgttgttttttcaataacAGAAAGTATATTTtggtttttaactgttttttttccctgtccGGCAGTGTGAGTGGCTACTGGGAGACAGGAAACCTTCTCCAGAAGACCTAGACAAAGGCATCGACACCAACAGCCCGCTGTTCCAAGCCATTCTGGAGAATCCAGTGGTCCAGTTGGGTCTAACCAATCCCAAGACCCTGCTAGGTATATTCTAGTCAAatcttgtgaaaaaaacagaaggttttgtaaacagacaaaacagaatACACTATCCAAACCCAAATTGCTACATCTTACAGAAATGAGagactgtgtttttaaatgtaattctaaagactttttaaaggcTGCTGGTTTTGTTGGATCTGTTTTTTTAccagtgttttgttgtgtctgtACCCAGCGTTTGAAGATATGCTCGAGAATCCTCTGAACAGCACCCAGTGGATGAACGACCCTGAGACTGGCCCTGTCATGCTCCAAATATCCAGAATCTTCCAGACCCTCAATCGCACATAGAGCCTCCTGGTGACCCCCTGTGTGACTGTGGCAGCTTGTGTGTATGTTCGACCAtgttggggtgtgtgtgagtatggATGTACGTGTATCTGAGTGTGGCAGAGACACACGTATTGTTTTTTGCCTTGTAAAGACAAAGCTGGAGGAGTCAAAGTATGAATTAAGATGTTACACATATACCTATTTATAACAGTAGAGTAAAAAACACTTATACAAAACCAATGTTAACATAAACATTATTACAGTAATAAAACAAGAttgattatgtttttacattttaatgagaaCAATTTATAGTCATGACAgatatgatttattttacataatttctcCATGTGCAAAAAATGACATCAGACATTAATTCAATGTTTACACTtcaaagaaaactgtttttgtatgttttgcaatatttaaatatcaatAACAGTTTTGTCCGTCTCTtcaaattgttacattttatctGTGGTGAATGTGTGGAAGACTTCTGTCAgtatcatgttttgtttttcttctccctttgtctttgtttttatgtaagtAACTGCTTGGAATTGAGAGGCCGGTGGTTAAAGTTGAGTGTATGTTCAGCTTGTTTAAAAATGGGCTTTCAGACGCATTACTGTTGTCTCAATCCATGCCTGGGAGGTCATTTTAAGTCAACCGCCTCTCAGTTTAAAGCGGAGAACTTATGTCCTTGAACTTCTTCAAGAATATTTATTTGACTTTCTTGCCTTTTAGACAGAAGCTGTACACTAAACTGTTTGTGTCTTAGTCATGTTTTACAAGAAAATGATATATTAGGCCTGTGTGTTTATTGTCAATGTGCTCTTGAATGTCATATTATCATGTTGCGCTCATTTAGCACTTGTTCACCTCTATGGATATCATTTACTGCAGCACTGAGGAAGTTAAAAGAAGGGTTCATGTTTTGTCTCAAAAAGCTGTAGTGGGATGTTAAATGAAGCTGAGCCTAAGCGAAAGGGGTTTgcctttttaaccttttaatttgaatgatGAAGATGCATGTTCACTTTTTGCTGCGAAGGTTCAAGCATCTTCATacacaatacataaataatagaATTTGAGACACAACCATTGTTGGTCTTTTGGtttacttttattcttttgaGAGCAGTGAACATTTATGCTgtcaaaccaaaccaaaatgtTACTATATAACCTGCCTTGTCATTAGTTGTACCCATTGAAAAATACCCTGTATTTCTGTGCAATAGCAAAGAGTTCTATTGACCTGTAAAGAAATATATTTGATTTGAGTGTTAGAGATGTGTGAGCTGCAATGGGTACTGTGTTCTACAATATAAGTCTTTGCATTGAGTACTTAAAAGATCTAGTACCATGAGTTAAAAACAATATGGAGGGTGGTGTGTTTTGCCAAgcttttgagtgtttttattcaatatttgaAATGTGGTATTGATGTGACTTTCTGCTCAGGGAGGCTGAGATTGTTTTTCTAAACCTGTTGTTATGGCAAGCCTCTGCTCACCCCCTTCTAGTCTGGCATTTAAAAATGGCTTTAACTAATCTGTCTAGAACTTTATGAATAAGAGCACTACAAGACATGGTTTCGTAAatgcaatatttgaaaatatttaaatgtttttagagAGAAGTTGTCTGTTTGAACTatgtattattacattatttatatcGAAGCCAAACTAGTTACTTGTTcttatttataacattttaagcAAACCTGGATGCTAATctacaaatgtgaaaaaattaaatgattcaaatgttgtttttacaaaccATTGTAAAATGTGCTTTGGACTGGTAGGTCTCAGTGTGGTTTAAAAGTAGTGCAACATGTTTGCCTGAAGAAGGATTTCTACCCACTCTGGAAGCCTCTCTGCACACTTTCTGCACTGCAGTGGACCTTCATCATAGCCACAGTGACTTTGTCACCTCCTCCATGCATTGCATTAGTATGCATACAAAACTCTCCCCTAATATCTTGAACAAACATTGGGAGATTTGACTTCTCTAAAAACGTCCACAGGAAATGCAGACACCTTTTCAAAATGGTCAACAGAAAAGATCAAATTGAACTTTATTGCTTAGGGACACTGAAGGATTTTTGGAGTCACAGGTTTTTCCACTCAGCTTTCATGCAGGACTGTCCCCATTAACAACCTATGCAATATACTCTCACAGTCTGTTCACTCAGACAGCCTCATGGCTACAGGCATTCAAATCACCATTgcattaaagttatttttgtggCTGTGTTCTTTGGATTATGAATTTTGTTTAAGTGAATGGCAGGTCCGCAAAAAGCATTGAAACCCCACTGTTTCCATCTTTAGAAGTGAATGAATGGAGGACCATTTGGTACCTGTTTTGTGAAAAGTTCATTCGTTCCATAGAATGTCAGGTGGAGGGGGAATTTATTGTTTGAGGCAAGTGTGCTAAGTTTAAATCCAACTTACTCTGTTTGTACCCAGTGATAGATTTTGTTTGCAGTAgagtcctcacacacacatatgggagaaggaaaaagaggcacatatcacacatcattcaacttaaaggagaattccagtc includes:
- the ubac1 gene encoding ubiquitin-associated domain-containing protein 1, with protein sequence MFVQEEKIFAGKVLKIHICTMDGTEWLEEVTEDTTVEKLKEKCLKHYVHGSLEDPKTLTHHKLIHAATERVLTDTKTVADENLKDKEVLLLIKKRPPPTAPKMADVSSDEKKKQDNKAPDKDTILKATGNLSTRHTDRTVTQHNIRDFQTELRKILVSLIEVAQKLLALNPDAVELFKKANAMLDEDEEDRVDETALQQLTEMGFPESRAIKALRLNHMSVTQAMEWLIEHVDDPSVDTPIPGQDSSGAVGATAAATPSSSAAASAAASASAPNLLRSLSSQLSTEESSRQDELTEIFKRIRRKREFRPDSRAVIALMEMGFDEKEVVDALRVNNNQQDAACEWLLGDRKPSPEDLDKGIDTNSPLFQAILENPVVQLGLTNPKTLLAFEDMLENPLNSTQWMNDPETGPVMLQISRIFQTLNRT